Proteins encoded by one window of Cyprinus carpio isolate SPL01 chromosome B6, ASM1834038v1, whole genome shotgun sequence:
- the LOC109052157 gene encoding mRNA (2'-O-methyladenosine-N(6)-)-methyltransferase-like, with protein sequence MTSENHATVKADSAALVMSPTGSTSQAAPFSPSTSKPIQELPDELIQAGWSKCWSKRENRPYYFNRFTNQSLWEMPVLGQHDVISDPLGLNAAPASGEAVSDAGLGNGQRKRHPSEDAQAGPNSFKRPKVEIPVTPTTPTIPISPSTPGVKPWVNTTDDKQGQTSVPAPAPYRPSVVYWDLDVQTNAVIRERAPADHLPPHPEIELQRAQLTTKLRQHYHELCSQREGIEPPRESFNRWLLERKVVDKGLDPLLPSECDPVISTSMFREIMNDIPIRLSRIKYKEEARKLLFKYAEAAKKMIDSRNATPESRKVVKWNVEDTMNWLRRDHSASKEDYMDRLEHLRKQCGPHVASVAKDSVEGICSKIYHISAEYVRRIRQTHLTLLKECNISVDGAEPTAVQDRLVYCYPVRLSIPSPPQPRVELHFENDVACLRYKGEMVKVNRGHFSKLELLYRYSCIDDTRFEKFLSRVWCLIKRYQVMFGSGVNEGSGLQGALPVPVFEALNKQFGVTFECFASPLNCYFKQFCSAFPDTDGFFGSRGPFLSFSPASGSFEANPPFCEEFMDAMVTHLEDLLERSSEPLSFIIFVPEWRDPPTPALTRMEASRFRRHQMMVPAFEHEYRSGSQHICKREEIYYKSVHGTAVIFLQNNAGFSKWEPTTERIQEFLAAYKVSGRSLPSPGPSSTSTGDKDSKPVQEQSSARSQDNSSPVDKTAPDTTNI encoded by the exons ATGACGAGTGAAAACCACGCAACAGTAAAGGCAGACTCGGCGGCTTTGGTCATGTCGCCCACCGGGTCCACGTCACAGGCGGCTCCCTTCTCACCCTCCACCAGCAAACCCATCCAAGAGCTGCCAG ATGAGCTGATTCAGGCTGGATGGTCTAAATGTTGGAGTAAGAGGGAGAATCGGCCGTATTACTTCAATCGGTTCACTAACCAGTCGCTGTGGGAGATGCCTGTCCTGGGCCAGCATGATGTCATT TCCGATCCTCTGGGCTTGAACGCGGCTCCAGCGTCTGGCGAGGCAGTGAGCGACGCAGGTCTGGGCAACGGTCAGCGTAAAAGACATCCATCGGAGGACGCTCAAGCAGGCCCTAACAGTTTCAAGCGGCCAAAG GTTGAGATTCCAGTCACTCCAACCACTCCCACCATCCCGATTTCTCCCAGCACGCCAGGAGTTAAACCCTGGGTCAACACCACAGATGATAAACAAGGCCAGACCAGTGTACCTGCCCCGGCTCCGTACCGGCCCTCTGT GGTGTACTGGGACCTGGACGTTCAAACCAACGCTGTGATCCGCGAGCGAGCCCCGGCGGACCACCTGCCTCCACACCCTGAGATTGAGTTGCAGAGAGCTCAGCTCACTACTAAACTGCGGCAGCACTACCACGAGCTGTGCTCTCAGCGTGAGG GCATTGAGCCCCCGCGGGAATCCTTCAACCGCTGGCTTTTGGAGAGAAAGGTGGTGGATAAAGGTCTGGATCCGCTCTTGCCCAGCGAATGCGACCCGGTGATTTCCACATCCATGTTCAGAGAGATCATGAACGACATTCCCATCAG GCTCTCTCGTATCAAATACAAGGAAGAGGCCAGGAAACTCCTGTTTAAATATGCGGAGGCGGCCAAGAAAATGATTGACTCCAG AAACGCAACTCCTGAGAGTCGGAAAGTGGTGAAGTGGAACGTCGAGGACACGATGAACTGGCTGAGACGAGACCATTCTGCCAGCAAGGAGGACTACATG GATCGACTCGAGCACTTGCGGAAGCAGTGCGGGCCTCACGTAGCATCCGTGGCGAAGGACTCCGTCGAGGGCATCTGTTCAAAGATCTACCATATTTCTGCAGAATATGTGCGCAGGATCCGCCAGACTCACCTCACTCTGCTGAAAGAGTGCAACATCTCAG TGGACGGCGCAGAGCCGACGGCGGTCCAGGACCGGTTGGTGTATTGTTATCCGGTCAGACTGTCCATCCCGTCTCCTCCTCAGCCCCGTGTTGAGCTGCACTTCGAGAATGACGTTGCTTGTCTGCGGTATAAAGGGGAAATGGTGAAGGTCAACCGCGGTCATTTCAGCAAACTG GAACTCTTATATCGGTACAGCTGCATTGATGACACGAGGTTTGAAAAGTTCCTGTCTCGTGTGTGGTGCCTTATCAAAAGATACCAG GTGATGTTTGGGTCCGGAGTGAACGAGGGGTCTGGTCTGCAGGGGGCGCTGCCTGTTCCTGTCTTTGAGGCTCTCAACAAACAGTTTGGAGTGACATTCGAGTGCTTCGCTTCTCCTCTTAACTGCTATTTCAAGCAGTTCTGCTCCGCGTTTCCAGACACTGACGGCTTCTTTGGATCTCGAGG GCCATTTCTCAGCTTCTCTCCAGCCAGCGGCTCATTTGAGGCCAACCCTCCGTTCTGTGAGGAATTCATGGATGCCATGGTGACACACCTTGAG gATCTTCTGGAACGCTCCAGCGAGCCGCTGTCCTTCATCATCTTTGTGCCAGAGTGGCGTGACCCGCCGACCCCTGCCCTGACACGGATGGAGGCCAGCCGCTTCCGCAGGCACCAGATGATGGTGCCTGCCTTCGAGCACGAGTACCGCAGCGGCTCGCAGCACATCTGCAAAAG AGAAGAGATTTACTACAAGTCTGTCCATGGAACTGCAGTCATTTTCCTCCAAAACAACGCTGGCTTCAGCAAATGGGAGCCCACCACGGAGAGAATCCAGGAGTTCCTGGCGGCGTATAAGGTCTCGGGCCGCTCATTGCCCTCACCTGGTCCTTCTTCCACCAGTACAGGAGACAAAGACTCCAAACCGGTTCAGGAGCAGAGCTCAGCTAGGAGTCAAGACAACAGCAGTCCTGTTGACAAGACTGCACCGGACACAACAAACATTTAG